Genomic DNA from Prunus persica cultivar Lovell chromosome G1, Prunus_persica_NCBIv2, whole genome shotgun sequence:
AAGTCAATGATTACAAACAATTAACAACatggtttatatattatatatgtataagcCATCCAAACTGCTTTTCATCACTCCCAAACAAAAACCCATTTGATTATCAGAAGTTGGAACCTAAACTCATGACAAATTAAAGGACACAAATTGAGATGACCCACCTGTAAATAGTGGGATCTTGGATCAAATTAGGGTCATAGGACCTCAAGGGTGGAATCATCATCTCCTTAATGAGCTCTTGGGGCAGGCCGGGAAGGGCAGCCTGCAACTTAGGGGCAGTTTCAGGCTTGAGCTGAGCTTGGCGCCTCAGAAGCTGAGCAACATACACGTTGGTGAGGCCTATCTCCTTCGCTAGCTGACTATAGGACTTGCCAGACTCGCGCTTCAGAGACTGAAGCTGATGGGTTATGATTGCTTTGTTCTCTGCCATTTCAGTTTTCTTTCACTCTCCATGTCCCTGTGTGCTTTTATAGACACATACGCACGGTCACTGTTGGAGCTTTACACATTTTTAAGAGGAAAGCCCAACGatgttgggttgggttgggttgggtttctTTGGATAAGTTCTGCTTTACATGATTTCTTTGGATAAGTTTTGGCGGCTAACCTTTATATAATTTCTTCACTAACTCTTGAAAGAGGTTTTAAATtcgaattcttttttttttttttatactttttttatatgcttttatataattttttttggttgcaatTCAACCAATTTGAATAGTGTTAAGCGAGTTTAAGTGAGAATAATTTTAAGTAAGCAATCTTTAagacgaaaaaaaaattacgaaACTTCGCTTTAATGATGAAAAAGTGGAATTATGTTCATCTCAAGTGAATTCCATTCTTTATTTTAGGACATTTCCTATTGAGAGGGGCGATagtatattaaactcacatacACTACACGGATGCTAAGACTCGAACCCAGAATTGCTTCAAACCACATAATGGGTCCTTTGCAAGTGAATTCCATTCATTGAAAATGCATCATGTAATCAACatccagaaaaataaaaaaaaatgaagaattcaacaaattgaataaaattctaatgtccttaaaaaaaaggctaagttttttgttttaaaacattcctaacttttttatttagggTTCAAAAAGTCATAGTAAGTGAAACATATTAGCAAATTAGCAAGAAGATTATTCAAGATTCAAGCAATAGCATACTAGGAATGGCcacatatattttaattgcCTCTTTTAGCCAGGTCACTTTCTCTAGGATTACCTTGCAAAAGAAGGAACAAATTTACTTCCTTTATAACGGGAACCTAGAGAATCAAATCATATGTGCACCTTCTTAACACCAAAAAAGCTACGCTCTTAATCACTCTTTCGTTGTGTCTTTGAGTGGTTGGAACTTGGCTGGGCTATATCCATGGCTGTCATTAAGGCCACAatggttcttttcttcttgattGGACTTGTTTTTTCTCAAGATTGTGCACCTACAGGGTCGTCTGCAAAGAATCTCCCTACTTCTGTCGTTGACATGCCTCGTGGTGAGTTCTTTTTCTGAACCTCGTTGTACAaaggattttctttttgttactTCAATGCTTTTGAGAGATTGAGAATTAACGGATAtaatgtatacatatatattgttcCAGGAACTTAACCCTATAGCCTCGTTTGATGGCTTGGCCTAAACTCGATTCAAATCGAGTATGAGTCATCTCGCCCCTTTAGATGAGAATTCTAAACTCCATTGGATTGTTGTCCAATTAATACGTTCAGTCTCGGCATTTATAAGTTCACCAAACATCAGTTATGACATTAATTCAACTAAATTGAAATAGTCGAGCCACCGAACGAggtttatatatatgcataaacTACTGTACTTCCTGGCTACATGATTACTATGTGCTTTATTTTTGGCTAGCTTCTAATTGATCCTTAAAAAATACCCGGCATAATGATTTATTAAGTTAAACTGATTTCTATATACTTTCTTTCATATGATATCAAATTATATGAACACTGAATATTCCTAACTTCAAAGTGACTAATTATATTAACGTACGGTTTAAACACGTGCAGATCTACATCCATGCAGCCCCACAGATCATCGCATAATGCAAGAAACTGAGCAAGATTTTATGTCAAGCATCAATGAAAACCACTCTGGGTCGGATGATGAGATCAAGGTCACAACCAAactatcaaaatcaaaatcaaaatcaaaatcaaaatca
This window encodes:
- the LOC18794007 gene encoding cyanate hydratase; translation: MAENKAIITHQLQSLKRESGKSYSQLAKEIGLTNVYVAQLLRRQAQLKPETAPKLQAALPGLPQELIKEMMIPPLRSYDPNLIQDPTIYRLNEAVMHFGESIKEIINEEFGDGIMSAIDFYCSVDKVKGVDGKDRVALIFDGKYLPHSEQKSEHMVSRLHLE